GGACGCGCGCACGCGGAGTCTGCCAAGGGAGGCGGCACGCCGGAGACGTACACCAAGGCGCCTGGCGAGAGCACCTGCACCGAGTGCCATAACAACAAGAGCCCGCACTACCGCGGGTTCTTCTACTCGGCCATGAAAGGGTTCGTGCACAAGGTCAAGTAACGGTGCTGGAATTTCGGCGCGGAGTGGGGAATTTCCCGCGCCGCAGACAGCGCTTTTCATCGCGGAACCCGTCGAATTCGCGGAAATTCTTGGAGATCCAGCGAGTTCTGCGTGTGCTGCGGTGAGGTCCCTGTCGGCACGCAAGCTGCAGTCTCGTTTTGGCAACACCTGCCCCGCAGCCGTCTCCTCCGTCGCTCTGCCGGCGAGGGTGCGGTCGCTGCGCTGGCGCGCATACCTGGCCCTACTAGGTCCGAGTCACACGCCACCAGCGAACCCCTGAGTTTTCAGAGCGTCACGGCTGCGGGCTTCTCTTGTCTCGGAACGTCATGCCACAACGCACGGTTTCATCAAGGCCGGCTCGCACCAACCCGATGTCGGCGATGGCGATTGTCAGCGGCATCGCCGGGGTGCTGTTCGGCGTGATCGCGGGCTACCTCATTGCCACGCAGCAGGGGATCGGCGCGGCCGCATCACCGGCCACCACCACCGCCACCACCGAGACGACGGCTGCGGCTTCGAGCAACGCGCCTGCAATTAACGAACAGGAACTGCAGACCTATCGGGACATCCTCAAGGCTGACCCGAAGAACGTCCGCGCCGCAACGGAGCTTGGAAACCGGCTGTACGACGCCGGGCGATATTCCGAGGCGATCGTGTACTATCGCCAGGCGTTCGCGCTCGAGCCGAAAAACATCAATGTGAGCACCGATCTGGCCACGGCGATTTGGTACACCGGGGACGCGGATGGCGCCCTCGCGCAGTTCGAGAAGTCGCTGGCCATCGATCCGACTCATGGCCAGACGCTCTTCAACATCGGGATCGTGAAGTCTCAGGGAAAAAATGACTACAAGGGGGCCTCTCTGGCCTGGGAGAAGCTCCTGGGGGCCAATCCGGGTTATCCTGAAGGGGAGCGCGTCCGGCGGTTGCTGGACGAGGCCAAAGCCAAGGCTGGAGCATGACACAGGTGACCCGCCGTATCGTGAGCCCCGCGATCGCGCTGATGCTGGCCGTCAGCCCGGTGCTCGTGTGCGTGCCGGTTGCCGCCGCCGCGACGCAGGAGGGGCACTGCCAGCCGCCCGCCCCGCCCGCCGGGCATGACTGCGGTCCCGCTGCGCCGCACCGCATGGATTGCTGCGCGGCCCGGGAGGACGGGAGCCCGACGCTTCCCGTGTCGAACGCGGGCCCGACCTCGCGCGTGGACAGCGGCGCGACCGTCCTCCAGGCGGACGGCGCGCTTTCGACTGTCAGCCACGCACGGCCTGCGCTGCCCGCATTGCTCCGTGCGGCCCCGCCGCACGGGTACCGATCCATCGATCTTCCCACGCTCAACGCCGCCTTCCTGATCTAGCGCCACCTCTCTGGCTGCGTGCGCTCGCCGCACGCGTGTGTTCACAGGAGAGGTGTCATGCGTTTACGTTTCACGTTCGCGATTCTTGCGCTCGCGTACTCGGCGCCTGCCTTCGCGCAGGCGGAGGCGCCGCGCACCACGCTCGCGCCCCTGATTGACGCGGCGATGGCGGCAAGCCCTGAGATTGCGGCCGCCCGGCTGCGCTACGAGGCGGCGCTCGAGCGTCCTGCACAGGAACGCAGTTTGCCGGACCCGATGGTCTCGGCGGGCTACGCCGCCAGCGGCAAGCCATTCCCCGGCGCCGGGCTCGGCAAGGAGCCGACGGCGAACATCGGCCTGATGGTCACGCAGGAGATCCCCTACCCGGGGAAGCGGGGGCTGCGTGCGTCGATGGCGACAAGAGAGGCGGAGGCAGCGCGCGAGGAGATTGCCGCGGCGCGCCTGTCGGTGGTCACTCGCGTCAAGCAGGCGTACTACCGCCTCGCGTACACGTACGCCGCGGTCGACGTGCTCGCCCGCAACCGGGAGTTGCTCGAGACGCTGCTCAAAGTGAGCGAGGCCCGCTACGGCGTCGGCGGCGCCGCCCAGCAGGACGTGTTCAAGGGGCAGGCGGAACTGACGGTCGTGCACCTGCAGGAGCAGCGGCTGCTGCAGGAACGCCGCACGCGCGAAGCCGAGCTGAACGCGCTGATCAATCGCGAGCAGGGGATGCCGGTCGGACGCCCGGAGGATCTCCAGTTCGTGCCGTTCGACGTACCGGTCGGCGCCCTGCTCGCCGGCGCGCGCGCGCACGCCCCGATGTTGCTGCGCGATCGCAAGATGATCGAGCGCGCCGAGGTTGGCGTGGAGTCCGCGCGGCGTGACTACA
This portion of the Acidobacteriota bacterium genome encodes:
- a CDS encoding tetratricopeptide repeat protein, which encodes MAIVSGIAGVLFGVIAGYLIATQQGIGAAASPATTTATTETTAAASSNAPAINEQELQTYRDILKADPKNVRAATELGNRLYDAGRYSEAIVYYRQAFALEPKNINVSTDLATAIWYTGDADGALAQFEKSLAIDPTHGQTLFNIGIVKSQGKNDYKGASLAWEKLLGANPGYPEGERVRRLLDEAKAKAGA
- a CDS encoding TolC family protein, producing the protein MRLRFTFAILALAYSAPAFAQAEAPRTTLAPLIDAAMAASPEIAAARLRYEAALERPAQERSLPDPMVSAGYAASGKPFPGAGLGKEPTANIGLMVTQEIPYPGKRGLRASMATREAEAAREEIAAARLSVVTRVKQAYYRLAYTYAAVDVLARNRELLETLLKVSEARYGVGGAAQQDVFKGQAELTVVHLQEQRLLQERRTREAELNALINREQGMPVGRPEDLQFVPFDVPVGALLAGARAHAPMLLRDRKMIERAEVGVESARRDYKPDFGVSGGYYNMGSMPAMYEFRFDITVPLQRARRAAAVKEQAALRDQARHALDATARGIEARIQEDYEMASTSSRLARLYRDTLLPQVRLALESSMASYQTGGVDFLSVLTNFSSVIDNEMRYFDELASFHVAASRLEEMTGAPIAH